A genomic window from Elusimicrobiota bacterium includes:
- a CDS encoding class II aldolase/adducin family protein, protein MDLTEPELALGRKIIETCRDLERRGLNQGSSGNVSARLGPGSDAFLITPTAMPYDVMKPEDMVLMRLDGSHAGRREPSSEWRFHLDIYRSRPEVGAVVHTHSGYSTTLACLRREIPAFHYMIALFGGGNIRCSEYATYGTQELSNHLLKALEGRNAALMGSHGLVVLGPDIARALALTVEAETLAMMYWRAVQMGQPRLLSDPEIARVREKFATYGYGPTK, encoded by the coding sequence ATCGACCTCACGGAGCCGGAACTCGCCCTCGGACGCAAGATCATCGAGACCTGCCGCGACCTGGAACGGCGCGGGCTCAACCAGGGATCCTCGGGGAACGTCAGCGCCCGCCTGGGGCCCGGCTCGGACGCCTTCCTCATCACGCCGACCGCGATGCCCTACGACGTGATGAAGCCCGAGGACATGGTGCTGATGCGCCTCGACGGCTCGCACGCCGGCCGCCGCGAGCCCTCGAGCGAGTGGCGCTTCCACCTCGACATCTACCGCTCCCGTCCCGAGGTCGGCGCGGTCGTCCACACCCACAGCGGCTATTCCACCACCCTCGCTTGCTTGCGGCGGGAGATCCCCGCGTTCCACTACATGATCGCCCTGTTCGGCGGCGGGAACATCCGCTGCTCGGAGTACGCCACCTACGGCACCCAGGAGCTGTCCAACCACCTGCTCAAGGCGCTCGAGGGCCGCAACGCCGCTTTGATGGGCAGCCACGGCCTGGTCGTGCTCGGGCCGGACATCGCGCGCGCGCTGGCGCTGACCGTCGAGGCGGAGACCTTGGCCATGATGTACTGGCGCGCGGTGCAGATGGGCCAGCCTCGGCTGCTCTCCGACCCGGAGATCGCGCGCGTGCGCGAGAAGTTCGCGACCTACGGCTACGGCCCGACGAAGTAA
- the nrfD gene encoding polysulfide reductase NrfD, with protein MPIALKEYFVFVRRCAAQTIRGDWRYFVWMTALTGVALLGLNAYCKQFVAGLTITGMSDQVSWGLYIANFTFLVGMAAAAVMLVVPVYIYKDETLHDVVILGELLAVAVIIMCLLFVTVDLGRPDRFWHMVPGIGKFNWPMSMLSWDVIVLNIYLALNAHICGYLVYMVYCKRKPAPLWYIPFVFTAIVWAFSIHTVTAFLYVGLGGRPYWNSAIIAPRFLASAFTAGPGFLILTLQVIRRVSKYRIDDKALMMLRGIVQVSMIINVLLLICELCKEFYTDSAHVASAKYLFFGLHGHHGLVPWIWTAMALDLIALVLLVLPLSRSLKYLDLACVLAIVGIWIEKGMGLIIPAFVPSPLGEMVEYFPTLNEWLICAGIWAFGMLLYTVFLKMTLPVLTGELTPESPSA; from the coding sequence ATGCCCATAGCCCTAAAGGAGTACTTCGTGTTCGTGCGGCGCTGCGCGGCGCAGACCATCCGAGGGGATTGGCGCTACTTCGTTTGGATGACGGCGCTGACCGGCGTCGCCCTGCTGGGGCTCAACGCCTACTGCAAGCAGTTCGTCGCCGGGCTGACCATCACGGGCATGAGCGACCAGGTCTCCTGGGGCCTGTACATCGCCAACTTCACCTTCCTCGTGGGCATGGCGGCGGCGGCGGTGATGCTCGTCGTGCCGGTGTACATCTATAAAGACGAAACGCTTCACGACGTCGTGATCCTCGGGGAGCTGCTGGCCGTGGCCGTCATCATCATGTGCCTGCTCTTCGTGACCGTGGACCTCGGCCGTCCCGACCGCTTCTGGCACATGGTCCCGGGCATCGGCAAGTTCAACTGGCCGATGTCGATGCTGAGCTGGGACGTCATCGTGCTCAACATTTACCTGGCCCTGAATGCTCACATATGCGGCTACCTCGTCTACATGGTCTACTGCAAGCGCAAGCCGGCGCCGCTGTGGTACATCCCCTTCGTCTTCACCGCCATCGTCTGGGCCTTCAGCATCCACACCGTCACCGCGTTCCTGTACGTGGGCCTGGGCGGGCGGCCGTACTGGAACTCGGCCATCATCGCCCCGCGCTTCCTGGCCTCGGCCTTCACCGCCGGCCCCGGCTTCCTGATCCTGACCTTGCAGGTCATCCGCCGGGTGTCCAAATACCGGATCGACGACAAGGCGCTGATGATGCTGCGCGGCATCGTGCAGGTCTCGATGATCATCAACGTCCTCCTGCTGATCTGCGAGCTGTGCAAGGAGTTCTACACCGACTCGGCCCACGTGGCCTCGGCCAAGTACCTGTTCTTCGGCCTGCACGGCCACCACGGCCTGGTGCCCTGGATCTGGACGGCGATGGCGCTCGACCTCATCGCCCTCGTCCTGCTCGTGCTCCCGCTCTCGCGCAGCCTCAAGTACCTCGACCTCGCCTGCGTGCTGGCCATCGTCGGCATCTGGATCGAGAAGGGCATGGGCCTGATCATCCCCGCCTTCGTCCCCAGCCCCCTGGGGGAGATGGTCGAGTATTTCCCCACCCTCAACGAGTGGCTGATCTGCGCCGGCATCTGGGCGTTCGGGATGCTGCTCTACACCGTGTTCCTGAAGATGACCTTGCCGGTGCTCACCGGCGAGCTGACCCCCGAGTCGCCGAGCGCCTAG
- a CDS encoding 4Fe-4S dicluster domain-containing protein, translating into MSEERKPEEGGSEISRRAFLAAAAAAAVTATAAALAPMKDIADLPSLEEFLRKHYTELTPADKAAIIARISAQVEKKYGVKPNLTDPPPLGGVEFGYALNIGRCVGCRKCVFACVDENNQSRNPEIQYIRVLEMKKGSIDVETSNTEYEGEVPKKDSYYMPIQCHQCRKAPCVKACPVKATWQEPDGVVVIDYNWCIGCRYCIAACPYGARRFNWQEPNIPQDELNPEMGLLSNRPRPKGVVEKCHFCLHRTRNGKYPACVEVCPTGSRKFGNLLDPQSEISNILQTKRVYVLKEEVGTLPRFYYYFDI; encoded by the coding sequence ATGTCCGAAGAGCGGAAGCCGGAGGAGGGCGGGAGCGAGATCTCCCGCCGCGCGTTCCTGGCCGCGGCCGCGGCCGCGGCGGTGACGGCCACGGCGGCCGCGCTGGCGCCGATGAAGGATATCGCCGACCTGCCCTCGCTCGAGGAGTTCCTGCGCAAGCACTACACCGAGCTCACCCCCGCCGACAAGGCGGCCATCATCGCCCGCATCTCCGCGCAGGTGGAGAAGAAGTACGGCGTGAAGCCCAACCTCACCGATCCCCCTCCCCTCGGCGGCGTCGAGTTCGGCTACGCGCTCAACATCGGGCGCTGCGTCGGCTGCCGCAAGTGCGTGTTCGCCTGCGTCGACGAGAACAACCAGTCGCGCAACCCCGAGATCCAGTACATCCGGGTGCTCGAGATGAAAAAGGGCTCGATCGACGTGGAGACCTCGAACACCGAGTATGAAGGGGAAGTCCCCAAGAAGGACTCCTATTACATGCCGATCCAGTGCCATCAGTGCCGCAAGGCCCCGTGCGTGAAGGCCTGCCCGGTCAAGGCGACCTGGCAGGAGCCCGACGGCGTCGTCGTCATCGACTACAACTGGTGCATCGGCTGCCGCTACTGCATCGCGGCGTGCCCCTACGGCGCCCGCCGCTTCAACTGGCAGGAGCCGAACATCCCCCAGGACGAGCTCAACCCGGAGATGGGCCTGCTCTCCAACCGGCCGCGCCCCAAGGGCGTCGTCGAGAAGTGCCACTTCTGCCTGCACCGCACGCGCAACGGCAAGTACCCGGCCTGCGTCGAGGTGTGCCCCACCGGCTCGCGCAAGTTCGGCAACCTGCTCGACCCGCAGAGCGAGATTTCCAACATCCTCCAGACCAAGAGGGTCTACGTGCTCAAGGAAGAGGTCGGCACCTTGCCGCGCTTCTACTACTATTTCGATATTTAA
- a CDS encoding SET domain-containing protein-lysine N-methyltransferase has translation MVRLASSAHGQGVFAERPYAAGEVILVFTGEAMTTAEADRRGVRHHCLDIGPGRQLYADPPARFLNHSCDPNAGLIDAVTLAAIHPIAAGEEISFDYSTCVPDSSWSLECRCGAPSCRGLVAGWPALDANTRRRLLALKIVPAWLRGPAVP, from the coding sequence ATGGTCCGCCTCGCCTCCTCGGCTCACGGTCAGGGCGTCTTCGCCGAGCGTCCCTACGCCGCCGGCGAGGTCATCCTCGTCTTCACGGGCGAGGCGATGACGACGGCCGAGGCCGACCGCCGCGGGGTGCGGCATCACTGCCTGGACATCGGGCCGGGACGCCAGCTCTACGCCGATCCTCCCGCGCGCTTCCTCAACCACTCCTGCGATCCCAACGCGGGCCTGATCGACGCCGTTACGCTCGCCGCGATCCATCCCATCGCGGCGGGGGAGGAGATATCCTTCGACTACTCCACCTGCGTGCCGGACTCGTCCTGGAGCCTCGAGTGCCGCTGCGGGGCCCCGTCGTGCCGCGGCCTCGTCGCCGGCTGGCCCGCCCTCGACGCGAATACGAGGCGCCGCCTCCTCGCCCTCAAGATCGTGCCCGCCTGGCTCCGGGGACCCGCCGTCCCATAA
- a CDS encoding DUF3175 domain-containing protein: MRAARWVRRVALTSNALDLPKGIFTRPARGIALGLRRSARASRRRKGTEFQSAMSMLNYHINRGGRRLSAERRRELQKAKGELRRLYGRRPG, encoded by the coding sequence ATGCGCGCGGCGAGATGGGTTCGGCGCGTCGCCCTCACGAGCAACGCGCTCGACTTGCCGAAGGGGATCTTCACGCGCCCCGCGCGCGGCATCGCTCTGGGTCTGAGGCGCTCGGCGCGCGCCAGCCGCCGGCGCAAGGGCACGGAGTTCCAGTCCGCGATGTCGATGCTGAACTATCACATCAACCGCGGAGGACGCCGCCTGAGCGCGGAGCGGAGGCGCGAGCTCCAGAAGGCGAAAGGCGAGCTGCGCCGTCTCTACGGGCGCCGGCCGGGCTAG
- a CDS encoding S1 RNA-binding domain-containing protein, which produces MNDEEPTEDFSALLGESLEAAERTFEVGDKVRGELLAVGREDSQVALGPGREGVVATADFRDAEGSVSVRAGDVLDLYVTSVRGGQVRLSKNPTDKNIAQDLKEAYELKRPVEGRVVEACKGGLRVSVKGKSAFCPISQIDVKRTETGAEFVGKTFAFVLTEFGEDGRGVVVSRRKLLEEEQGRACDAFLAANPDGAVVAGKVVRLEKFGAFVELVPGVEGLLHVSEVAWSRVESPSEILTLGQAVTVKILKRETVDGRLKISLSLKQVSERPPTPAAPAVVDPWSKYAAGQVVEGRITRKEPYGLFVQLEPGVVGLLHQSKTEDAPDFQFDRQKVGETISVQVAEVKLSERRISLELPRDTGAAEWRKRQEESGPPSPMAELLRAALEKKKR; this is translated from the coding sequence ATGAACGACGAAGAACCGACGGAAGACTTCTCGGCCCTGCTGGGCGAATCCCTGGAGGCGGCGGAGAGGACCTTCGAGGTCGGGGACAAAGTGCGCGGCGAGCTCCTGGCCGTGGGCCGGGAGGACTCCCAGGTGGCGCTCGGTCCCGGGCGCGAGGGCGTCGTCGCCACCGCCGACTTCCGCGACGCCGAGGGCTCCGTCTCCGTCCGCGCGGGCGACGTGCTCGACCTGTACGTGACCTCGGTCCGCGGCGGCCAGGTCCGCCTTTCCAAGAACCCCACCGACAAGAACATCGCCCAGGACCTGAAGGAGGCGTACGAGCTCAAGCGTCCCGTCGAAGGCCGCGTCGTCGAGGCTTGTAAAGGAGGATTGCGCGTGAGCGTGAAGGGCAAGTCCGCCTTCTGCCCCATCAGCCAGATCGACGTGAAGCGCACCGAGACCGGCGCGGAGTTCGTCGGCAAGACCTTCGCCTTCGTCCTCACCGAGTTCGGCGAGGACGGCCGCGGCGTCGTCGTCTCCCGGCGCAAGCTCCTCGAGGAAGAGCAGGGGCGCGCTTGCGACGCCTTCCTCGCGGCGAACCCTGACGGCGCCGTCGTCGCGGGCAAGGTCGTCCGCCTGGAGAAGTTCGGGGCCTTCGTCGAGCTCGTGCCCGGCGTCGAGGGGCTCCTTCACGTCTCCGAGGTCGCCTGGTCCCGCGTCGAGTCGCCCTCCGAGATCCTGACCCTCGGCCAGGCCGTCACGGTGAAGATCCTCAAGCGCGAGACGGTCGACGGCCGCCTGAAGATCTCCCTGTCGCTCAAGCAGGTCTCCGAGCGTCCTCCGACCCCCGCCGCTCCCGCGGTCGTGGACCCCTGGTCCAAGTACGCCGCCGGGCAGGTCGTGGAAGGCAGGATCACGCGCAAGGAGCCTTACGGCCTGTTCGTCCAGCTCGAGCCCGGCGTCGTCGGCCTCCTTCACCAGTCCAAGACGGAGGACGCCCCGGATTTCCAGTTCGACCGCCAGAAGGTCGGCGAGACGATCTCGGTCCAGGTCGCGGAGGTCAAGCTCTCCGAGCGGCGCATCTCGCTCGAGCTGCCGCGCGACACGGGCGCCGCCGAGTGGCGCAAGCGGCAGGAGGAGAGCGGGCCCCCGTCTCCCATGGCCGAGCTGCTCCGCGCCGCGCTCGAGAAAAAGAAGCGATGA
- a CDS encoding DUF1810 domain-containing protein, whose product MTMESRLAEFAAAQDEVYDDVLRELAAGRKESHWIWFIFPQLAGLGRSAMSERFGIASLDEARSYLKHPVLGPRLRECTRLLLTGTDRDIRAILGSPDDLKFRSSMTLFARADQAEPLFKAALERFFGGEQDALTLELLKRRSPPRRP is encoded by the coding sequence ATGACGATGGAATCGAGGCTTGCTGAATTCGCCGCGGCTCAGGACGAGGTCTACGACGACGTCCTGCGCGAGCTGGCCGCGGGCCGGAAGGAGTCTCACTGGATCTGGTTCATCTTCCCCCAGCTGGCCGGCCTGGGGCGCAGCGCGATGAGCGAGCGGTTCGGGATCGCCTCTCTGGACGAGGCGCGGAGCTACCTGAAGCACCCGGTGCTGGGACCCCGGCTGCGCGAGTGCACCCGGCTGCTGCTCACGGGGACGGACCGGGACATCCGCGCCATCCTGGGCTCCCCCGACGACCTCAAGTTCCGCTCGTCGATGACCTTGTTCGCCCGCGCGGATCAGGCCGAGCCGCTGTTCAAGGCCGCGCTCGAGAGATTCTTCGGCGGAGAGCAGGACGCTCTCACCCTGGAACTCCTGAAAAGACGAAGCCCGCCGCGACGCCCCTGA
- a CDS encoding type II toxin-antitoxin system HipA family toxin has product MAKKAKKPKVERYHPVQRIEVYAWDFFVGALALDPKLGYYVFAYDKSFGRTGIQLAPIHMPVDDSERLFVFTDLPEATYRRLPAMLADALPDEFGNALIDKYMAERGLPKSQITPLDRLAYMGKRAMGALEFKPARGPQTRNPTALEMGQLVTMARKVVTGNLQDESAAEAALRSIIEVGTSANGARAKAVIGWNRQTSDIRSGQFALLPGFEHWLLKFDGMGEDRELGQSRDFGRIEYAYYLMAKQAGINIPESRLLDENGRAHFMTRRFDREDDGTKHHLQSLCAMDHLDFKKKSANSYEQLFMTMRQLKLGHSADVEAFRRMALNVMGRNCDDHTKNFSFLLRKGGAWELSPAYDITFAHNPKGEWTSQHLMSVNGRFGEITRDDCLALADRFGIGEAPSLLDQVRQVVEDWATFAKKAGVQPSEIKRIRKHLNPL; this is encoded by the coding sequence ATGGCCAAGAAGGCTAAGAAGCCAAAAGTCGAGCGCTATCACCCCGTCCAGCGGATCGAGGTCTATGCCTGGGACTTCTTTGTGGGAGCCCTCGCGCTCGACCCGAAACTCGGATACTACGTCTTCGCCTACGACAAAAGCTTCGGCCGCACTGGGATTCAACTCGCGCCGATTCATATGCCCGTTGACGACTCAGAGCGACTCTTCGTCTTCACCGATCTTCCGGAGGCGACCTATCGCCGCCTACCGGCGATGCTCGCCGACGCGCTGCCCGATGAGTTCGGCAACGCCCTGATCGACAAGTACATGGCCGAGCGTGGTCTTCCGAAGTCCCAGATTACTCCGCTCGACCGCCTGGCCTATATGGGCAAACGCGCCATGGGAGCTCTAGAGTTCAAGCCCGCGCGCGGCCCTCAGACGAGGAATCCCACCGCTCTCGAGATGGGGCAGCTCGTCACGATGGCCCGCAAGGTCGTAACTGGCAATCTCCAGGATGAATCCGCCGCGGAGGCCGCCCTGCGCAGCATCATCGAGGTCGGCACCTCCGCCAACGGCGCGCGGGCAAAGGCCGTCATCGGCTGGAATCGCCAAACTTCGGATATCCGCTCGGGCCAATTCGCACTCCTTCCGGGATTCGAGCACTGGCTCCTCAAGTTCGACGGCATGGGCGAAGATCGGGAGTTGGGGCAATCGCGAGACTTCGGCCGGATCGAGTACGCCTATTACCTGATGGCCAAGCAAGCCGGCATCAATATTCCCGAATCGCGGCTGCTCGATGAGAACGGCCGGGCCCACTTCATGACTAGGCGCTTCGACCGCGAAGACGACGGCACGAAGCACCACCTTCAAAGCCTCTGCGCGATGGATCATCTCGACTTCAAGAAGAAGTCCGCGAACAGCTACGAGCAACTCTTCATGACGATGCGCCAACTCAAGCTCGGCCATTCGGCGGACGTCGAGGCTTTCCGGCGCATGGCCCTCAACGTAATGGGCCGCAACTGCGACGACCATACGAAGAACTTCTCGTTCCTGCTCAGGAAAGGCGGGGCATGGGAACTATCCCCCGCTTACGACATCACCTTCGCGCACAATCCGAAGGGCGAATGGACGAGCCAACATCTGATGTCCGTGAATGGGAGATTCGGAGAGATTACACGCGACGACTGCCTGGCCCTGGCCGACCGCTTCGGCATCGGCGAGGCACCATCCCTCCTCGACCAGGTCCGGCAGGTCGTAGAAGATTGGGCCACTTTCGCGAAAAAAGCCGGAGTCCAGCCGAGCGAGATCAAGCGCATCAGGAAACATCTAAATCCTCTCTGA
- a CDS encoding helix-turn-helix transcriptional regulator: protein MAKAIGENIRSLRLQKNLTQSGLAARAGISMSALRHLESGQGANLGTLIRVVRALDKQEWLQALAPQVSINPLHMTPTLAERQRARTSRNKRAHGQEG from the coding sequence CTGGCGAAAGCGATCGGCGAAAACATTCGATCACTCAGGCTCCAAAAGAACCTCACTCAGAGCGGACTAGCTGCTCGCGCTGGAATCAGCATGAGCGCGTTGCGGCATCTAGAGTCGGGGCAAGGAGCGAATCTAGGAACGCTCATTCGCGTTGTCCGGGCCTTGGACAAACAGGAATGGCTCCAGGCACTGGCCCCACAGGTCTCCATCAACCCACTCCACATGACGCCGACGCTCGCGGAACGACAGCGCGCGCGCACCAGCCGGAATAAGAGGGCTCATGGCCAAGAAGGCTAA
- a CDS encoding nucleotidyl transferase AbiEii/AbiGii toxin family protein, with product MLRVLPHAAAEESFALKGGTAINFFVWDMPRLSVDIDLTYLPIEPRPQSLRGISDALLRVKKSINREFPDFNVHESKTGDLVLKLVVRSPATEVKIEPNTVIRGTPDGVMTRDLAKKARAAFEVGMKVRTLSESSLFGGKICAALDRQHPRDLFDIKHLLEGPGLTPEIRKGFLVHLISHDRPMHEVIEPTRKDVRAAFETEFKDMTDEPVTYEELIAARERLIARLKADLTTPEKQFLLSVKEGKPEWQLLGLEGVERLPAVQWKLKNIGKMAPAKQQEQLAKLREKLGM from the coding sequence ATGCTGCGCGTGCTGCCGCACGCGGCCGCCGAAGAGAGCTTCGCGCTCAAAGGCGGCACGGCGATCAATTTCTTTGTTTGGGACATGCCGCGGCTTTCCGTGGACATCGACCTGACCTATCTCCCCATTGAGCCCCGTCCACAATCCCTGCGCGGCATCAGCGATGCGCTGCTGCGGGTGAAGAAGTCGATCAACAGAGAGTTCCCCGATTTCAACGTCCATGAGAGCAAGACCGGAGACCTCGTGCTAAAACTCGTGGTCCGTTCTCCCGCAACGGAAGTGAAGATCGAGCCTAATACCGTTATACGGGGAACCCCTGATGGAGTAATGACGCGCGATCTCGCGAAGAAGGCGCGCGCGGCCTTCGAGGTCGGCATGAAGGTCCGCACGCTGTCCGAGTCTTCGCTTTTCGGCGGCAAGATCTGCGCCGCTCTCGATCGCCAGCATCCGCGCGACCTCTTCGACATCAAGCATCTTCTGGAAGGTCCGGGGCTGACTCCCGAAATCAGGAAGGGCTTCCTGGTCCATCTGATCAGCCACGACCGTCCGATGCACGAAGTCATCGAGCCCACGCGCAAGGACGTGCGCGCCGCGTTCGAGACGGAATTCAAGGACATGACCGATGAGCCGGTGACGTATGAAGAGCTCATCGCCGCCCGAGAACGCCTGATCGCGCGGCTCAAGGCCGACCTGACGACGCCCGAGAAGCAATTCCTTCTTTCAGTTAAAGAAGGCAAGCCCGAGTGGCAGCTCCTCGGCCTCGAAGGCGTCGAGCGGCTGCCGGCCGTTCAATGGAAGCTCAAGAATATCGGGAAGATGGCCCCCGCCAAGCAGCAGGAGCAGCTCGCCAAGCTGCGCGAAAAGCTCGGGATGTGA
- a CDS encoding type IV toxin-antitoxin system AbiEi family antitoxin, translated as MKNEAARSKLNELLMHWPKGTVAVQHWLREQGIPRQLAEKYRSSNWIERIGPGAYTRAGDKVDVFGALYALQFMLKLPVHVGAKTALELQGYAHFIPMRHLPVVHLYGQPGRPLPTWFKRQQWESRVRFHLVRLFPDKPELGLTTKPFESISARMSAPERAALELVDLVPKEQSFSEARLLMEGLTTLRPELVQELLEACRSVKAKRLFLFLAEEANHAWFKELNTSKLDLGKGNRSIVKGGHLDQKYQITVEPNPDVFSVNEGP; from the coding sequence ATGAAAAACGAAGCCGCTCGCAGTAAGCTCAATGAACTGTTGATGCACTGGCCCAAGGGCACGGTGGCGGTCCAGCATTGGCTGCGCGAGCAAGGCATACCCAGGCAGCTCGCGGAAAAATACCGCAGCTCGAATTGGATAGAGCGGATAGGGCCGGGAGCCTATACCCGCGCGGGAGACAAGGTGGACGTGTTTGGAGCCCTGTACGCCCTCCAATTCATGCTCAAGCTTCCCGTGCATGTCGGCGCCAAAACGGCGCTGGAGCTTCAGGGCTACGCTCATTTTATCCCCATGAGACATCTGCCGGTCGTGCATCTCTATGGGCAGCCGGGCCGGCCGCTTCCGACTTGGTTTAAACGTCAGCAATGGGAATCGCGCGTGCGTTTTCATTTGGTCCGACTCTTTCCAGACAAGCCCGAACTGGGACTCACGACGAAACCTTTCGAATCGATATCGGCGCGCATGTCCGCTCCAGAGCGCGCCGCCCTTGAACTAGTCGATCTCGTTCCCAAGGAGCAGTCGTTCTCGGAGGCGCGTCTCTTGATGGAGGGCCTTACGACCCTCCGGCCCGAGCTGGTGCAAGAGTTGCTCGAAGCCTGCCGCTCGGTTAAAGCCAAGCGGCTCTTCCTCTTCCTTGCAGAAGAGGCCAATCATGCCTGGTTCAAGGAACTCAACACCTCGAAGCTCGACCTGGGCAAGGGCAACCGCTCGATAGTCAAAGGCGGGCACCTCGATCAAAAGTACCAGATAACCGTCGAGCCCAACCCTGACGTATTCTCCGTCAACGAGGGCCCATGA
- a CDS encoding nucleotidyl transferase AbiEii/AbiGii toxin family protein has product MPIRLHEDVRLFREAVGFTAAETTFVPRLIEKDYFCTVLLAYLAAVDPALVFKGGTSLAKIHADVYRLSEDLDFVIPMPTDASRAKRSAQAAGLKKAIQSLEKALPVFRVVEPVTGANGSAQYLASAGYTSLLSGQEETIKIEVGLREPLLTPVIDGPARTMLLDPISSQTMVKPTAVRCISRIEAFSEKFRAALSRREAAIRDFYDIDYGVRTLGVKPQDAELVGFVKRKLAVPGNSPVDVSEARLKALRQQLEPQLRPVLRAADFAGFDLARAFKTVAEMATTVAH; this is encoded by the coding sequence GTGCCGATCCGTCTGCATGAAGACGTCCGGCTGTTCCGCGAGGCCGTGGGCTTCACGGCGGCGGAGACGACGTTCGTCCCGCGCCTCATCGAGAAGGACTATTTCTGCACCGTCCTGCTGGCGTACCTGGCGGCCGTTGACCCCGCGCTGGTCTTCAAAGGCGGCACGTCTCTTGCCAAGATTCACGCGGACGTCTATCGGCTGAGCGAAGACTTGGATTTCGTCATCCCTATGCCCACCGACGCCTCCCGCGCCAAGCGCAGCGCACAGGCCGCGGGGCTGAAGAAAGCGATCCAGTCGCTGGAAAAGGCGCTTCCGGTCTTCCGCGTCGTCGAGCCGGTGACCGGCGCGAACGGCTCCGCACAGTACCTCGCTTCCGCGGGATATACCTCGCTGCTCAGCGGGCAGGAGGAAACCATCAAGATCGAAGTAGGCCTGCGGGAACCGTTGCTCACGCCGGTCATCGATGGGCCCGCACGGACTATGCTTCTTGATCCGATCTCGAGTCAGACGATGGTGAAGCCGACCGCGGTTCGCTGCATTTCCCGCATAGAGGCCTTCTCCGAGAAATTCCGCGCCGCCTTGTCGCGCCGGGAGGCCGCCATACGAGATTTCTACGACATCGACTATGGGGTCCGAACGCTGGGCGTAAAGCCGCAAGACGCGGAACTCGTCGGTTTCGTCAAGAGGAAGCTCGCCGTTCCCGGAAATAGCCCGGTGGACGTTTCCGAGGCGCGACTGAAAGCGCTTCGGCAGCAGCTGGAGCCTCAGCTGAGACCAGTGCTGCGGGCCGCGGATTTCGCGGGCTTCGATCTCGCGCGTGCGTTCAAAACAGTGGCGGAAATGGCGACGACGGTGGCGCATTGA
- a CDS encoding nucleotidyltransferase domain-containing protein — protein sequence MAKRLRADQAAAREIVVELAARGYIERSAFFVEGEYWKNTIRGNAFAGATAAKPLLRASADKRLKEFLDRVEEVRRDPYYLYRVHRVILFGSYLTSKDRINDIDLCVSLTVKEKDKQDRLREQRVEETLRRGKVFKSFIDRLTWPETEVLKFLKAKSRSISLHTGSDAPLTAGGSKVIYRDGK from the coding sequence GTGGCCAAGCGCCTCCGCGCGGATCAGGCCGCGGCGCGAGAGATCGTCGTCGAGCTTGCCGCACGCGGGTATATCGAACGGTCAGCGTTCTTCGTCGAAGGCGAGTACTGGAAGAACACGATCCGCGGCAACGCCTTCGCGGGGGCCACGGCGGCGAAACCTCTGTTGAGAGCGTCGGCCGACAAGCGCTTGAAGGAGTTTCTCGACCGAGTTGAAGAGGTCCGGCGCGATCCGTACTACTTGTACAGGGTCCACCGAGTCATTCTCTTCGGGAGCTACCTGACTTCAAAGGACCGGATCAACGACATCGACCTGTGCGTGAGCCTGACGGTCAAGGAGAAGGACAAGCAAGACCGGCTGCGGGAGCAGCGCGTCGAGGAGACTCTCCGCCGCGGCAAGGTCTTCAAGTCCTTCATCGACCGCCTCACCTGGCCGGAGACGGAGGTCTTAAAGTTCCTCAAAGCCAAGTCCCGGAGCATCAGTCTGCATACGGGAAGCGACGCGCCTCTCACCGCGGGCGGCTCCAAGGTCATTTATCGGGACGGGAAATGA